In the Magnolia sinica isolate HGM2019 chromosome 15, MsV1, whole genome shotgun sequence genome, one interval contains:
- the LOC131226802 gene encoding putative disease resistance protein RGA4: MGVRFPHWMCSSSLPNLIEVSVINCRRCEQLPLVSHSPFIKVLVIQGMYALKSIDNHFSDGDDVTEGFQSLKELSLKDLPNLEWSGFNGREVLPHLVKLTVWACPKLTMLPCPPSLKELVLTDSNEMLVGSVENLSSLSSLVILCFKELRSLPDGLFENHTHLLSLAIGVCPKLESVSRELGSLSALESLSIWGCSMLVSLPEELQNLTSLRSLQIKDRNGLTSLRLQGLSSLQDLFIQGCQSLTSLIGGLQHLTALQDLFINNCPELAYLPEDMQHLTSLRRLTIWSCQKLTCLPEGLRHVTTLEDLSIGGMTPPEWIGNLSSLRRLEIEGCDKLTCLPSGLQLLTNLQRLQIWKWQSLTALPEWIGNLSSLRFLEINECPQLECLPSGLQLLTNLQRLLINSCPQLQKRCEMEKGEDWHYISHIPDIRVRNYVPI; this comes from the coding sequence ATGGGTGTCAGATTTCCGCATTGGATGTGTTCTTCATCACTTCCAAATCTGATTGAAGTTTCAGTGATTAATTGCAGAAGATGCGAACAACTCCCCCTGGTCAGCCACTCACCATTCATTAAAGTTCTTGTGATACAAGGAATGTATGCTTTGAAATCAATTGACAACCATTTCTCTGATGgtgatgatgtcacagagggattTCAGTCACTGAAAGAACTCAGCTTGAAAGATTTGCCTAATTTAGAGTGGTCAGGATTCAATGGAAGAGAAGTACTCCCTCACCTTGTCAAATTAACTGTTTGGGCATGTCCAAAGTTGACAATGCTTCCATGCCCTCCATCTCTAAAAGAATTGGTATTGACGGATAGTAATGAGATGTTGGTAGGTTCAGTGGAAAACCTATCCTCACTTTCCTCCCTTGTGATTCTATGTTTCAAGGAGCTAAGGTCGCTGCCAGATGGGTTGTTTGAAAACCATACCCATCTCTTGAGCCTAGCAATTGGCGTATGCCCAAAGCTAGAGTCTGTATCTAGGGAGCTTGGAAGCCTTTCTGCTCTTGAGTCTCTGTCTATTTGGGGCTGCAGTATGTTGGTATCTTTGCCAGAGGAGTTACAAAACCTCACCTCTCTCCGGTCGCTGCAGATTAAAGATCGCAATGGTCTAACGTCCTTGAGACTACAAGGCTTGAGCTCTCTTCAAGATCTATTCATCCAGGGGTGTCAAAGCTTAACGAGTTTGATAGGGGGACTGCAACACCTCACTGCCTTACAAGACTTGTTCATTAATAATTGTCCGGAGCTGGCATATTTACCAGAGGATATGCAACACCTTACTTCCCTTCGACGACTCACCATATGGAGCTGTCAGAAGTTGACATGTTTGCCGGAAGGGCTACGACATGTCACAACACTGGAAGATCTATCAATCGGTGGAATGACTCCGCCCGAGTGGATAGGAAACCTGTCCTCGCTTCGACGTTTGGAGATTGAGGGTTGTGATAAATTGACATGTTTGCCTTCAGGGTTGCAACTCCTAACAAACCTCCAACGCCTACAAATCTGGAAATGGCAAAGTCTAACAGCTCTGCCGGAGTGGATAGGAAACCTGTCATCGCTTCGATTTTTGGAAATTAACGAATGTCCTCAATTGGAGTGTTTGCCATCAGGGTTGCAACTCCTAACAAATCTCCAACGTCTACTAATCAATAGCTGTCCCCAGCTACAGAAGCGATGCGAGATGGAGAAAGGTGAGGATTGGCACTACATATCACACATCCCAGATATCCGTGTTCGCAACTATGTCCCCATTTAA
- the LOC131226801 gene encoding putative disease resistance protein RGA3 yields MAGAVVSGFLQLVIEKLASPILEKCGLLWGFHKEMENLRSRLSTIQAVLEDAEEQPVKTKALENWLGKLKDVVYDADDILDEFTIEAEAEPKVEAKRRKVQIGDFITKVCNPLVSRSNMADKIKEIGQRLDAIAKERSQFHLKEVERVSDIRGREPTDSFVIESDVYGREEDKRRVMELLISNDNGEDVTVIPIVGMGGLGKTTLAQLAYNDERLAKHFDLRMWVCVSNNFSVSRVTKDIIESATGGCNLQNMDQLQLRLRELLRGKKFLLVLDDVWEENPENWDRLKQFLREGVRGSKIIVTTRNDKVASFMGTLPPHHLTRLSDDDCWSLFKQQAFGHGRQEHPNFVMLGKEIVKKCGGVPLAAKALGSLMRFKTEEREWLFVKESDIWNLPKEENCILPALRLSYYHLPPHLKQCFAYCSIFPKDHIFVKKKLIQLWVAEGFIKSSDRKKQMEDVGVEYFNNLLWRSFFQDVQKNKDGNIVRCKMHDLVHDLACSLAENECSIVQVKNAVSIPNISRRLLLECGDNICALTDPEPSRRANHLRTLLLLGSQYFSISHNVLVHFMFLRVLDLNRVNVTMDFLVSISRLKHLRYLVLSITHIRALPESICTLHHLQTLRLLNSDHLAELPRDMSKMTSLRHLEISQYDKLTHMPANMGQLKLLQTLPIFIVGKDSECGIRELQGLNLGGELTIRNLENVMCAADAQEANLKDKLNLCDLCFS; encoded by the coding sequence ATGGCAGGAGCAGTTGTATCCGGCTTTCTTCAACTAGTTATTGAAAAACTAGCATCGCCAATCCTTGAAAAGTGTGGACTGTTATGGGGTTTTCACAAGGAGATGGAAAATCTAAGAAGCAGGTTATCAACGATACAAGCAGTGCTTGAAGATGCGGAGGAGCAGCCAGTAAAGACCAAGGCGTTAGAGAATTGGCTGGGAAAGCTTAAAGATGTGGTTTATGATGCAGATGACATATTGGATGAGTTCACAATTGAAGCGGAAGCAGAACCAAAAGTGGAAGCTAAACGCAGAAAAGTGCAGATCGGGGATTTCATTACGAAGGTATGCAACCCACTGGTGTCCCGTTCAAATATGGCGGATAAGATAAAGGAGATAGGGCAGAGATTAGATGCGATTGCTAAAGAGAGGTCTCAATTCCATTTGAAAGAGGTAGAACGGGTGTCGGATATTAGAGGCCGAGAACCAACTGACTCGTTTGTAATCGAATCAGATGTTTATGGAAGGGAAGAAGACAAAAGAAGGGTAATGGAATTACTGATTAGCAATGATAACGGAGAGGATGTTACAGTCATCCCCATAGTCGGTATGGGGGGCCTTGGGAAGACCACACTCGCTCAATTAGCTTACAATGATGAAAGGTTAGCAAAGCATTTTGATCTAAGAATGTGGGTTTGTGTATCGAACAATTTCAGTGTGAGTAGAGTAACAAAAGATATCATCGAGTCAGCAACTGGTGGTTGTAATCTCCAAAACATGGATCAACTGCAGCTTCGCCTCCGAGAACTGCTGAGGGGGAAGAAGTTTTTACTTGTGTTGGATGATGTCTGGGAAGAAAATCCCGAGAACTGGGATCGGTTGAAACAATTTCTCAGAGAAGGTGTGAGGGGCAGTAAAATCATAGTAACCACCCGTAATGACAAAGTTGCTTCATTCATGGGCACTCTCCCTCCGCACCATTTGACAAGATTATCAGATGATGATTGTTGGTCTCTGTTCAAGCAGCAGGCATTTGGGCATGGAAGACAAGAACATCCAAACTTTGTAATGCTTGGAAAGGAAATTGTGAAGAAGTGCGGGGGCGTCCCTTTGGCAGCGAAGGCGCTCGGAAGCTTGATGCGCTTCAAAACAGAGGAAAGAGAGTGGTTGTTTGTCAAAGAAAGTGACATTTGGAATCTGCCTAAAGAAGAGAATTGCATTTTACCTGCTTTGAGGTTGAGTTATTATCATCTTCCACCACATTTGAAGCAATGCTTTGCATACTGCTCAATATTTCCAAAAGATCAtatatttgtgaagaagaagctAATCCAACTATGGGTGGCAGAAGGTTTTATTAAATCATCAGACAGAAAAAAACAAATGGAAGACGTCGGTGTAGAGTATTTCAATAATCTATTATGGCGGTCCTTCTTTCAGGATGTTCAGAAAAATAAAGATGGGAATATAGTAAGGTGCAAGATGCATGACCTCGTGCATGATCTTGCATGCTCTCTTGCTGAAAATGAATGCTCAATTGTGCAGGTCAAGAATGCAGTGAGTATCCCTAACATATCTCGTCGTTTGTTGTTGGAGTGCGGGGATAACATATGTGCCCTAACAGACCCAGAGCCCTCAAGGAGAGCAAACCATTTGCGAACGCTGCTTCTGCTTGGAAGTCAGTATTTCAGCATTTCTCATAATGTTTTGGTGCATTTTATGTTCTTACGTGTGCTTGATTTAAACCGTGTGAATGTCACCATGGACTTTTTGGTTTCAATCAGTAGGTTGAAGCACTTAAGATACCTCGTGCTGTCTATTACTCATATACGGGCCCTTCCTGAATCCATTTGCACCCTTCACCATTTGCAAACCTTGAGACTCTTGAACAGTGATCATCTTGCAGAGTTACCCAGGGACATGAGCAAAATGACTAGCCTAAGACATCTTGAAATCAGTCAATATGATAAATTGACCCATATGCCAGCTAATATGGGACAATTAAAGCTCCTTCAGACCTTGCCAATATTCATAGTGGGTAAGGATAGTGAATGTGGTATAAGAGAGCTACAAGGTCTAAACCTTGGAGGAGAATTGACTATACGAAACCTCGAGAATGTGATGTGTGCAGCAGATGCCCAGGAAGCAAACTTGAAGGATAAGCTGAACCTTTGTGACTTATGTTTTTCATAG